The following nucleotide sequence is from Halorussus caseinilyticus.
GCGGTACCGCAGTCGCACTCGACGGCGAGGTGTTCGCCATCCACGGCACCTTCATCGGCCAGTGCATGGACGCGATGGACGACTAACGCTCGTCCCGGACCATCCGCTCGATGCGGTCGAATCCCTCTTCGATGCGGTCGAGACTGTTGGCGAAACTCACCCGGACGTACCCCTCCCCGGCGTCACCGAACCCGTCGCCGGGGGCCGTGACGACGCCGTACTCCGAGAGGAGACGCTCGGCGACTTCGAAGCTCCCGCCGGATAAATCGCTCACGTCGAGGAAGGCGTAGAACGCGCCTTCCGGCCGGGGGCACGAGACCACCGGCATCTCGGCCACGCGCTCGACCACGTAGTCCCGGCGCTCCTCGAACGCCGCCTTCATCTCGGCGACTGGTTCCTGTGGCCCGGTCAGGGCGGCGAGCGCGGCCTGTTGGCTCACGCTCGACGGGCAGGCCGTGGTACTCTCGCCGACGCTGGTGACGGCATCGACCACCGGCTCGGGTCCCGCGAGCCATCCGAGTCGCCACCCCGTCATCGCGTAGGTCTTCGAACACGAGTCGATAGTCACGACGTTCTCGGGGTTCTCGACGTAGGACGCCGCGCCGCGGAACTCCCGGTCGTAGGTCAGGCGGCCGTACACCTCGTCTGCGACGAGGTAGGCGTCGTGGGCCGCGGCGACGGCCGCGACTTCCGCCACGGCGTCCTCGTCGTAGACCCGCCCGGTCGGGTTCGAGGGACTGGTCAGAATCACGGCCGCGGTGTCGTCGGTGATTTCGGCCGCGACTCGCTCGGGGTCGAGGTCGAATCCGGAGTCGGCAGACAGGGGAACCGTCACCGGGGTCGCGCCCGCCAACTGGACCTGATTCACGTAGTTGGGCCACGCCGGAGTCGGGACGACCACCTCGTCGCCGGGTCCCGCCAGCGCCAGCATCGAGAGCGAGAGGGCTTCCATCGCGCCGTTCTTGACCGTCACCTGCTCGGGCGCGTACTCGACGCCGCTCTCGCGGGCCATCGTGTCGGCGATTGCCTCCCGGAGCGGCGGAATGCCCGCGTTCTCGGTGTAGTGGGTCGCGCCCTCGCGCGCGGCGTCGGCCGCGGAGCCGATAACGTGGTCTGGCGTGCCGAAGTCGGGTTCGCCGACTTCGAGGCGGACGAGTTCGCGGTCGGACTCGCGTCGGACCTCTTCGGCGAGTCCGAACATCACGCGAATCTTGGAGCGTTCGAGGCTCCGGGTCCGGTCGGCGAGTCGGGCGGCGGTCTCGCGCTCGCTGGCGTCGGTCATGACGGTAGGTCACGCGCCGGGCGTGAAGTAAGTTCGCTCCCCGGAAATCGAGAGACCTCAGTTCTCGATAATCGTCCCGCCAGCGCCGACCGCGATGTCGGTGCTACCGCGGACGACGCCCTTCAGGTTCGCGCCCGTCGGGGTGTCGTCTTGGGACCACGTTCCGCTGGTGAGGTCGAAGACCGCGCCGCCGTCACCGACCGCGTAGCCGTCTCCGTCGTCGGTCGTGACTTCGATGTCCCGGAGCGCGGGGTTGCCGAGACCGGTCGGGGTCCAGTTCGCGCCGTCGTAGTGGAACACCGTGCCGTTGCCGCCACAGACCCACACGTCGTCGAAGCCGTCGGAGTCCACGCCGTAGAAGGTGACGCCAGCGTCGTTGTTGCCGATAGCCTGCCACGACGCGCCGTCGGTGGTCTCGAACACCTTCTGGTTCGTGTCGATGGCGTGGCCGTCCTTCAGGTCGAAGAAGTCGATGGCCGGGAGCGCGGCACCGCTTCCGGGCGTGACCGAGTGCCACTTGCCCGCCGTCCCGTTGTCGAAGTTGTAGAAGATTTTGCCCGACTGGTCGGTTGCGAAGACGTTGGCCGACCCCGCGTTTCCGGTCACGGCGACATCGGAGAAGTTGTTACCCGAATCGAGGGGGTTCGAGCGGTCCGTGAGCGACCCGGTACTCACGTCGTACTCGCCGACTTCGCCGCTCTTGCCGACGAACCAGAGGCGTTCGCCGTCGTCGGTCACGTCCGAACCCAACAGGTCGTTGCCGCCGCCGCTGGCACCGCCGTCGAGTATCTTCTGCCATCCGTTGCTAGTTCGTTCGACCACGTCGCCGCCGCCGCCGACGGCGTACGCTCCGGTGTCGGCGTACTCCACGTCGTGGAGGGTCGTCTGGACGGGAGACGACGCGGAGGCCCA
It contains:
- a CDS encoding WD40/YVTN/BNR-like repeat-containing protein, giving the protein MSERTRRSALKVMGSTIALAAVPGTVNAASGWASASSPVQTTLHDVEYADTGAYAVGGGGDVVERTSNGWQKILDGGASGGGNDLLGSDVTDDGERLWFVGKSGEVGEYDVSTGSLTDRSNPLDSGNNFSDVAVTGNAGSANVFATDQSGKIFYNFDNGTAGKWHSVTPGSGAALPAIDFFDLKDGHAIDTNQKVFETTDGASWQAIGNNDAGVTFYGVDSDGFDDVWVCGGNGTVFHYDGANWTPTGLGNPALRDIEVTTDDGDGYAVGDGGAVFDLTSGTWSQDDTPTGANLKGVVRGSTDIAVGAGGTIIEN
- a CDS encoding pyridoxal phosphate-dependent aminotransferase, which translates into the protein MTDASERETAARLADRTRSLERSKIRVMFGLAEEVRRESDRELVRLEVGEPDFGTPDHVIGSAADAAREGATHYTENAGIPPLREAIADTMARESGVEYAPEQVTVKNGAMEALSLSMLALAGPGDEVVVPTPAWPNYVNQVQLAGATPVTVPLSADSGFDLDPERVAAEITDDTAAVILTSPSNPTGRVYDEDAVAEVAAVAAAHDAYLVADEVYGRLTYDREFRGAASYVENPENVVTIDSCSKTYAMTGWRLGWLAGPEPVVDAVTSVGESTTACPSSVSQQAALAALTGPQEPVAEMKAAFEERRDYVVERVAEMPVVSCPRPEGAFYAFLDVSDLSGGSFEVAERLLSEYGVVTAPGDGFGDAGEGYVRVSFANSLDRIEEGFDRIERMVRDER